From a single Kitasatospora sp. NBC_00458 genomic region:
- a CDS encoding electron transfer flavoprotein subunit beta/FixA family protein, translated as MSLRIVVCVKYVPDATGDRRFADDHTTDREGVDGLLSELDEYGVEQALRIAEASGDAEVTVLTVGPDDAKDALRKALSMGADKAVHVNDDDIHGSDVIGTSAVLAKALEKTGFDLVIGGMASTDGSMGVLPALLAERLGVPQVTLLSEVSVEGGVVRGRRDGDAATELVEAALPAVVSVTDQSGEARYPSFKGIMAAKKKPVQSLDLDDLGIEADEVGLAGSWTAVESVAARPARTAGTVVKDEGEGGKALAGFLADQKFI; from the coding sequence GTGAGCTTGAGGATCGTTGTCTGTGTGAAGTACGTGCCGGACGCGACGGGCGACCGTCGTTTCGCGGACGACCACACCACCGACCGGGAGGGCGTGGACGGCCTCCTGTCGGAGCTGGACGAGTACGGCGTGGAGCAGGCGCTGCGGATCGCGGAGGCGAGCGGTGACGCCGAGGTGACGGTGCTGACGGTCGGTCCGGACGACGCGAAGGACGCGCTGCGCAAGGCGCTGTCGATGGGTGCGGACAAGGCCGTGCACGTGAACGACGACGACATCCACGGTTCGGATGTGATCGGGACGTCGGCGGTGCTGGCGAAGGCGCTGGAGAAGACCGGGTTCGACCTGGTGATCGGTGGTATGGCGTCGACGGACGGGTCGATGGGTGTGCTGCCGGCGCTGCTGGCGGAGCGTCTGGGCGTGCCGCAGGTGACGCTGCTGTCGGAGGTGTCGGTCGAGGGCGGTGTGGTGAGGGGCCGTCGTGACGGTGACGCGGCGACGGAGCTGGTGGAGGCCGCGCTGCCGGCGGTGGTCTCGGTGACGGACCAGTCGGGTGAGGCCCGTTACCCGTCGTTCAAGGGGATCATGGCGGCGAAGAAGAAGCCGGTGCAGTCGCTGGACCTGGACGACCTGGGCATCGAGGCGGACGAGGTCGGTCTGGCGGGTTCGTGGACGGCGGTGGAGTCGGTGGCCGCGCGTCCGGCGCGGACCGCGGGCACGGTCGTCAAGGACGAGGGCGAGGGCGGCAAGGCGCTCGCGGGCTTCCTCGCCGACCAGAAGTTCATCTAG
- a CDS encoding electron transfer flavoprotein subunit alpha/FixB family protein — protein MAEILVLVDHADGAVRKPALELLTLARRIGEPSAVVLGAGAAAAAIAAKAAEYGAAKVYTADGAEFADQLVVPKVDALAQIAKASEAAAVLVTSSGEGKEVAARVALRLGSGIITDAVDLEAGDGGPVATQSVFAASFQVKSRVSQGAPVITVKPNAVAPEAAPAAGAVEDVAVAFTGNAAKVVSRTPRVSTGRPELTEAAIVVSGGRGVGEAAGFGVVEELADALGAAVGASRAAVDAGWYPHTNQVGQTGKQVSPQLYIAAGISGAIQHRAGMQTSKTIVAVNKDPEAPIFELVDYGVVGDLFAVLPQLTAEVKARKG, from the coding sequence ATGGCTGAGATCCTGGTTCTCGTGGACCACGCCGACGGCGCGGTCCGCAAGCCGGCCCTCGAACTGCTGACCCTGGCCCGCCGGATCGGCGAGCCCTCCGCGGTCGTCCTCGGCGCCGGCGCGGCCGCCGCGGCGATCGCCGCCAAGGCCGCCGAGTACGGCGCGGCGAAGGTCTACACGGCCGACGGCGCCGAGTTCGCCGACCAGCTGGTCGTCCCCAAGGTGGACGCCCTGGCCCAGATCGCCAAGGCCAGCGAGGCCGCCGCGGTCCTCGTCACCTCCTCCGGCGAGGGCAAGGAGGTCGCCGCCCGCGTGGCGCTGCGCCTCGGCTCCGGCATCATCACCGACGCCGTCGACCTGGAGGCCGGCGACGGCGGCCCGGTCGCCACCCAGTCGGTGTTCGCCGCCTCCTTCCAGGTGAAGTCCAGGGTGTCGCAGGGCGCCCCGGTGATCACCGTCAAGCCGAACGCCGTCGCCCCGGAGGCCGCCCCGGCCGCGGGCGCCGTCGAGGACGTCGCCGTCGCCTTCACCGGCAACGCCGCCAAGGTCGTCTCGCGCACCCCGCGCGTCTCCACCGGCCGCCCCGAGCTGACCGAGGCCGCCATCGTGGTCTCCGGCGGCCGCGGCGTCGGCGAGGCCGCCGGCTTCGGCGTGGTCGAGGAGCTCGCGGACGCGCTGGGCGCGGCCGTCGGCGCCTCGCGCGCCGCCGTCGACGCCGGCTGGTACCCGCACACCAACCAGGTCGGCCAGACCGGCAAGCAGGTCTCGCCCCAGCTGTACATCGCGGCGGGCATCTCCGGCGCCATCCAGCACCGGGCCGGCATGCAGACCTCGAAGACCATCGTGGCCGTCAACAAGGACCCCGAGGCCCCGATCTTCGAGCTGGTCGACTACGGCGTGGTCGGCGACCTCTTCGCGGTGCTGCCGCAGCTCACCGCCGAGGTGAAGGCCCGCAAGGGCTGA
- a CDS encoding NUDIX hydrolase, whose product MIVWVNGTFGAGKTSACRELVELLPGSTLFDPELVGFGLRAVLPADRMAAVSDFQDLPAWRRLVPETAAALLGEVAGPLVVPMTLLREDYRDEIFGALASNGITVHHLVLDPEETILRERIAQRDECPDDPERSARIRQWCLDHLPRYRAARRWLGRDARLVDTAGLTPRETAARLAQLVRDGSARCPIVQTPDPTGDTVAAAVLFFDEQDRVLLVDPVYKPDWEFPGGVVERGEAPTDAALRETAEELGLRLDPSALRLLAVDWEPRTGPRRGGLRLVYDGGLLDATARQGLLLQQEELRGWRFVTLDEAAGLLPPGRYRRLAAALDARRCGELRYLEAGRRAGVGLARAADAA is encoded by the coding sequence GTGATCGTCTGGGTCAATGGCACGTTCGGGGCGGGCAAGACGAGTGCCTGCCGCGAGTTGGTGGAACTGCTGCCCGGCAGCACGCTGTTCGATCCCGAACTGGTCGGGTTCGGACTGCGCGCGGTGCTGCCGGCCGACCGGATGGCAGCGGTGTCGGACTTCCAGGACCTGCCGGCCTGGCGCCGGCTGGTGCCCGAGACGGCGGCCGCACTGCTCGGTGAGGTGGCCGGGCCGCTGGTGGTCCCGATGACGCTGCTGCGGGAGGACTACCGGGACGAGATCTTCGGTGCGCTGGCCTCGAACGGGATCACGGTGCACCACCTCGTCCTCGATCCTGAAGAAACGATCCTGCGCGAGCGCATAGCGCAGCGCGACGAGTGCCCGGACGATCCGGAGCGCAGTGCGCGGATCCGGCAGTGGTGCCTGGACCATCTGCCGCGCTACCGGGCCGCCCGCCGCTGGCTCGGTCGCGACGCCCGGCTGGTCGACACCGCCGGCCTCACCCCGCGCGAGACCGCCGCCCGGCTCGCCCAGCTCGTCCGGGACGGCTCGGCCCGCTGCCCGATCGTCCAGACCCCCGACCCCACCGGCGACACCGTGGCCGCCGCCGTCCTGTTCTTCGACGAACAGGACCGGGTCCTGCTCGTCGACCCGGTCTACAAGCCGGACTGGGAGTTCCCCGGCGGAGTGGTCGAACGCGGCGAGGCACCGACCGACGCCGCCCTCCGGGAGACCGCCGAGGAGCTCGGGCTGCGGCTCGACCCCTCCGCGCTGCGGCTGCTGGCCGTCGACTGGGAGCCGCGGACCGGACCGCGCCGGGGCGGGCTGCGCCTCGTCTACGACGGGGGGTTGCTGGACGCCACCGCCCGCCAGGGCCTGCTGCTCCAGCAGGAGGAACTGCGCGGCTGGCGGTTCGTCACCCTGGACGAGGCCGCCGGGCTGCTGCCGCCGGGCCGCTACCGGCGGCTGGCCGCGGCGCTGGACGCCAGGCGCTGCGGGGAGCTGAGGTACCTGGAGGCCGGGCGCCGCGCCGGGGTGGGGCTGGCGAGGGCCGCCGACGCGGCGTGA
- a CDS encoding PfkB family carbohydrate kinase translates to MTASTAPGRVVAVGSVNIDRILRCPALPAPGETVLVTDSAQGFGGKGANQAVAAAAMGAPTHLVAKVGADADGRAALADLRGAGVGTGTVLTDPDAPTGQAVVVVDPSGENSILVVPGANARLTGAEVAEALAALALTAADTVLTSGEVPEECILATAAALPPGPRWIHNAAPAGRLPDWTGPGRRRPLIVANSVEAAQLTGTGTGTRPHDPSHGAAQDAAVGATALALAALGEGAVITLGAAGALVAVDGAVHRVPAPVVTVVDTTGAGDVFCGALAARLAHGVPLPAAAATAAGAGAFAVTAAGARGALPRPADLGLPDPGHPAPGHPAPGHPDSDRPDARRP, encoded by the coding sequence GTGACCGCATCCACCGCACCCGGCCGCGTCGTGGCCGTCGGCTCCGTCAACATCGACCGGATCCTCCGCTGCCCCGCCCTCCCCGCACCCGGCGAGACCGTCCTGGTGACCGACTCGGCCCAGGGCTTCGGCGGCAAGGGCGCCAACCAGGCCGTGGCCGCGGCCGCCATGGGAGCGCCCACCCACCTGGTGGCCAAGGTCGGCGCGGACGCCGACGGCCGCGCCGCCCTGGCCGACCTGCGCGGGGCGGGCGTCGGGACCGGCACCGTGCTCACCGACCCGGACGCACCCACCGGTCAAGCCGTGGTGGTGGTCGACCCGTCGGGCGAGAACAGCATCCTGGTCGTCCCCGGCGCCAACGCCCGGCTCACCGGCGCCGAGGTGGCCGAGGCGCTCGCCGCGCTCGCCCTCACCGCCGCCGACACCGTCCTCACCAGCGGCGAGGTCCCGGAGGAGTGCATCCTGGCGACCGCGGCCGCCCTCCCGCCCGGGCCCCGCTGGATCCACAACGCCGCCCCGGCGGGCCGCCTCCCCGACTGGACGGGCCCGGGCCGCCGGCGCCCGCTGATCGTCGCCAACTCCGTCGAGGCCGCCCAGCTGACCGGCACCGGCACCGGCACCCGGCCCCACGACCCCTCCCACGGCGCGGCCCAGGACGCGGCCGTCGGTGCGACCGCCCTCGCCCTGGCCGCCCTGGGCGAGGGCGCGGTGATCACCCTCGGCGCGGCCGGGGCACTGGTCGCCGTCGACGGCGCGGTCCACCGCGTCCCGGCCCCCGTCGTGACCGTCGTCGACACCACCGGCGCCGGCGACGTCTTCTGCGGCGCCCTGGCTGCCCGGCTCGCCCACGGCGTGCCGCTCCCCGCGGCCGCGGCCACCGCCGCCGGGGCCGGCGCCTTCGCCGTCACCGCCGCGGGCGCCCGCGGCGCCCTCCCCCGCCCGGCCGACCTCGGTCTCCCCGACCCCGGCCATCCGGCCCCCGGCCACCCGGCCCCCGGCCACCCGGACTCCGACCGCCCCGACGCCCGCCGTCCCTGA
- a CDS encoding dipeptidase: protein MPQQPLADAVRSLMDRARTDLAELVAFPSVADPRQFPVEECEKAARWVAAAFEAEGLTGVRLLDTPDGTQSVYAELPGPAGAPTVLLYSHYDVQPPLDEDAWLSPAFELTERDGRWYGRGAADCKGNILMHLTALRALHRVDGGYPVGLKIIVEGSEEQGTGGLERYAEAHPELLTADAIVIGDTGNFAAGLPTVTASLRGMTVVDVSVRTLAGNLHSGAFGGAAPDALQALVKALASLHDEHGDVAVTGLTGGQTWTGVQYPEEQFRADAKVLDGVALTGTGTVADRLWARPSVTVLGIDAPPVVGATSSVQSSAKASVSLRVPPGTDTAAAQEALVAHLEAHVPFGARITVERQGNGAPFSADTSGPAYEAMGEAMAEAFGTPMVASGEGGSIPLCNTLRTLYPEAEIVLIGVEEPTTQIHAVNESVDPLELERMALTEALFLRRYAELRSV from the coding sequence ATGCCTCAGCAGCCCCTGGCCGACGCCGTCCGGTCCCTGATGGACCGCGCCCGCACCGACCTCGCCGAGCTGGTCGCCTTCCCCTCCGTCGCCGACCCGCGCCAGTTCCCGGTCGAGGAGTGCGAGAAGGCCGCCCGCTGGGTCGCCGCGGCGTTCGAGGCCGAGGGCCTGACCGGCGTCCGGCTGCTGGACACCCCCGACGGCACCCAGTCCGTCTACGCCGAACTCCCCGGCCCGGCCGGCGCGCCGACCGTCCTGCTCTACTCGCACTACGACGTCCAGCCGCCGCTCGACGAGGACGCCTGGCTCAGCCCGGCGTTCGAGCTGACCGAGCGTGACGGCCGCTGGTACGGGCGCGGCGCGGCCGACTGCAAGGGCAACATCCTGATGCACCTGACGGCGCTCCGGGCGCTGCACCGGGTGGACGGCGGCTACCCCGTCGGGCTGAAGATCATCGTCGAGGGCTCGGAGGAGCAGGGCACCGGCGGCCTGGAGCGCTACGCCGAGGCCCACCCCGAACTCCTCACCGCCGACGCCATCGTGATCGGCGACACCGGCAACTTCGCCGCCGGCCTGCCGACCGTCACCGCCTCCCTGCGCGGCATGACCGTGGTCGACGTCTCGGTCCGCACCCTGGCCGGCAACCTGCACTCGGGTGCGTTCGGCGGCGCCGCCCCGGACGCGCTGCAGGCCCTGGTCAAGGCGCTCGCCTCGCTGCACGACGAGCACGGCGACGTCGCGGTGACCGGCCTGACCGGCGGCCAGACCTGGACCGGCGTGCAGTACCCGGAGGAGCAGTTCCGCGCCGACGCCAAGGTGCTGGACGGCGTCGCACTCACCGGGACCGGCACCGTCGCCGACCGGCTGTGGGCCCGTCCGTCGGTCACCGTCCTCGGCATCGACGCGCCGCCGGTGGTGGGCGCCACCTCGTCCGTCCAGTCCTCCGCCAAGGCGTCCGTCAGCCTGCGCGTGCCGCCGGGCACCGACACCGCCGCCGCCCAGGAGGCGCTGGTCGCCCACCTGGAGGCCCACGTGCCGTTCGGCGCCCGGATCACCGTCGAGCGCCAGGGCAACGGCGCGCCGTTCAGCGCCGACACCTCCGGTCCGGCGTACGAGGCGATGGGCGAGGCGATGGCGGAGGCCTTCGGCACGCCGATGGTCGCCTCCGGCGAGGGCGGCTCGATCCCGCTCTGCAACACCCTGCGCACGCTCTACCCGGAGGCGGAGATCGTGCTGATCGGCGTCGAGGAGCCGACCACCCAGATCCACGCGGTCAACGAGAGCGTCGACCCGCTGGAGCTGGAGCGGATGGCACTCACCGAGGCGCTCTTCCTGCGCCGCTACGCCGAGCTGCGTTCCGTCTGA
- a CDS encoding C40 family peptidase, translating into MTTVNTGAPGAADEPTGQHAAATTSQPAQAVRTSRPSRAARVRRGIGMVAVIVAGAGVVGLGTGVGSAAAEPAPAHAGWDGSKYWFKNSQGQWRWTTHYDVYLARTGASSGTAASSSATVSSGGITQGWDGSRYWFRNSQGEWRWTTHYDVYLARTGASSGTAASSSAASSSAASSSATSTSADSAVPATDGDVETAVQFALAQLGKPFKTAGNGPDGYDCSGLVQQSFRRGDIELPRVANDQYAATTPVKASQLRRGDLLFWSDDGTARGIHHVAIYLGNNQYVEAARPGTLIRVSGISSGYYPTHMGRP; encoded by the coding sequence ATGACGACCGTCAACACCGGCGCACCGGGTGCCGCCGACGAGCCGACCGGGCAGCACGCAGCCGCCACCACCTCCCAGCCGGCGCAGGCCGTCCGGACCTCCCGCCCCTCCCGGGCGGCGCGGGTCCGTCGGGGGATAGGCATGGTGGCGGTGATCGTGGCCGGTGCCGGCGTGGTCGGTCTCGGGACCGGCGTGGGCAGCGCGGCCGCCGAGCCGGCGCCGGCCCACGCGGGCTGGGACGGGTCGAAGTACTGGTTCAAGAACAGCCAGGGCCAGTGGCGCTGGACCACGCACTACGACGTCTACCTGGCGCGGACCGGGGCGTCGTCCGGGACCGCGGCCTCCTCGTCCGCGACGGTGAGCTCCGGGGGGATCACCCAGGGGTGGGACGGCTCCCGCTACTGGTTCAGGAACAGCCAGGGCGAGTGGCGCTGGACGACACACTACGACGTCTACCTGGCGCGGACCGGGGCGTCGTCCGGGACCGCGGCCTCGTCGTCCGCGGCCTCGTCGTCCGCGGCCTCCTCGTCCGCGACGTCGACCTCCGCCGACTCGGCGGTGCCGGCCACGGACGGCGACGTCGAGACGGCCGTGCAGTTCGCCCTCGCCCAGCTCGGCAAGCCGTTCAAGACGGCCGGGAACGGGCCGGACGGCTACGACTGCTCGGGCCTCGTCCAGCAGTCCTTCCGGCGTGGTGACATCGAGCTGCCGCGCGTCGCCAACGACCAGTACGCGGCCACCACACCGGTGAAGGCCTCCCAGCTGCGACGCGGCGACCTGCTCTTCTGGTCGGACGACGGCACCGCGCGGGGCATCCACCACGTGGCGATCTACCTCGGCAACAACCAGTACGTGGAGGCCGCGCGGCCCGGCACGCTGATCCGTGTCTCCGGGATCAGCAGCGGCTACTACCCGACCCACATGGGTCGGCCCTGA
- a CDS encoding TlpA family protein disulfide reductase, giving the protein MTGLVVCVVVLAVASAFGLLRAKRDGRLRVRAKDGAVALSAAELGVPLGERATLVQFSTAFCQPCRATRRVLAEVAEMVDGVAHVELDAEERLELVRRLDILRTPTVLVLDARGRVVRRAAGQPRRADVIAALGEAV; this is encoded by the coding sequence ATGACCGGGTTGGTGGTGTGCGTTGTCGTGCTCGCGGTGGCGAGTGCGTTCGGGCTGCTGCGGGCCAAGCGCGACGGGAGGCTGCGGGTGCGGGCGAAGGACGGGGCGGTGGCGCTGTCGGCGGCCGAGCTGGGGGTGCCGCTCGGGGAGCGGGCGACCCTGGTGCAGTTCTCGACCGCGTTCTGCCAGCCCTGCCGGGCGACCCGCCGGGTGCTCGCCGAGGTGGCGGAGATGGTCGACGGGGTGGCGCACGTCGAGCTGGACGCCGAGGAGCGGCTGGAGCTGGTCCGGCGGCTGGACATCCTGCGGACGCCGACCGTGCTGGTGCTCGACGCGCGGGGCCGGGTGGTGCGCCGGGCGGCCGGGCAGCCCAGGCGGGCGGACGTGATCGCGGCGTTGGGCGAGGCGGTCTGA
- a CDS encoding lysophospholipid acyltransferase family protein, translated as MAEFVYPPVIGAALTVFRALDVRIKIVGAEHIPAKGGAVLVSNHISYLDFLFAGLGAFRGGKRKTRFMAKDDVFKHAVSGPLMRGMKHIPVDRTDGQPAYEAAVRALRAGEVVGVFPEATISRSFMLKKFKTGAARMAADSGTPLLPVILWGTQQLWTKGRPKTLTKRHVPVTIMIGEPIELAPTDKPVMVTRRLRAAMSEMLDQAQREYPGKPSGPDDTWWLPTHLGGTAPTLETAEAEDEAEAAAKAERRTARD; from the coding sequence GTGGCAGAGTTCGTGTACCCGCCGGTGATCGGCGCCGCACTGACCGTCTTCCGCGCGCTCGACGTGCGCATCAAGATCGTCGGCGCCGAACACATTCCCGCCAAGGGCGGAGCGGTCCTGGTGAGCAATCACATCAGCTACCTGGACTTCCTCTTCGCCGGCCTCGGCGCCTTCCGCGGCGGCAAGCGCAAGACCCGTTTCATGGCCAAGGACGACGTCTTCAAGCACGCCGTCTCCGGCCCGCTGATGCGCGGCATGAAGCACATCCCGGTCGACCGCACCGACGGCCAGCCCGCGTACGAGGCCGCCGTCCGAGCCCTGCGGGCCGGCGAGGTCGTCGGGGTGTTCCCCGAGGCGACCATCAGCCGCTCCTTCATGCTGAAGAAGTTCAAGACCGGCGCCGCCCGGATGGCCGCCGACTCCGGCACCCCGCTGCTGCCGGTCATCCTCTGGGGCACCCAGCAGCTCTGGACCAAGGGCCGCCCGAAGACCCTCACCAAGCGGCACGTCCCGGTGACCATCATGATCGGCGAGCCGATCGAGCTGGCACCCACCGACAAGCCCGTCATGGTCACCCGCCGGCTCCGCGCCGCGATGTCCGAGATGCTCGACCAGGCCCAGCGCGAGTACCCCGGCAAGCCCTCCGGCCCCGACGACACCTGGTGGCTGCCCACCCACCTCGGCGGCACCGCTCCCACCCTGGAGACCGCCGAGGCCGAGGACGAGGCGGAAGCCGCCGCCAAGGCCGAACGCCGGACCGCGCGCGACTGA
- a CDS encoding DUF4395 domain-containing protein, whose translation MQIDPRGPRFAAALTTVVLVAVLLTGSGPLLAAQALVFALGALGGLRRSPYGWLYRTLVRPRLAPPTETEDERPPRFAQGVGLVFAVVGALGFLTGVAWLGLLATGFALAAAFLNAAFGYCLGCEMYLLVRRAQGRVDIAA comes from the coding sequence GTGCAGATCGATCCCCGCGGCCCGCGCTTCGCCGCCGCGCTCACCACCGTCGTCCTCGTCGCCGTCCTGCTCACCGGCAGCGGGCCGCTGCTCGCCGCCCAGGCGCTCGTCTTCGCCCTCGGCGCCCTCGGCGGGCTGCGCCGCTCCCCGTACGGCTGGCTCTACCGCACCCTGGTCCGCCCCCGCCTGGCACCGCCGACCGAGACCGAGGACGAGCGCCCGCCGAGGTTCGCCCAGGGCGTCGGCCTGGTCTTCGCCGTCGTCGGCGCGCTCGGCTTCCTCACCGGGGTCGCCTGGCTCGGCCTGCTCGCGACCGGCTTCGCACTCGCCGCCGCCTTCCTCAACGCCGCCTTCGGCTACTGCCTGGGCTGCGAGATGTACCTGCTGGTCCGCCGCGCGCAGGGGCGGGTGGACATCGCCGCCTGA
- a CDS encoding DUF4184 family protein has product MPFTLSHPAAVLPLLRAAGERGPLVASALVAGSLAPDVPFFAESLLPGAYRQGRLTHRWWAVPTVDVAVAAALVAGWHGLVRGPLVALLPERWAGAAEALTVRRGRRGPARGGTLRGVSPADAAWFAASAALGAASHVGWDAFTHEGRLGARLLPALERPVAGGPPLYTVLQYGTSAPALAAVAGYAVRAARVLEPVRPAVVLSDRARRCAVAGLAAATAAGVVHRLVPLRRRLIPEVCFGAGAGLTAGAVGYALVRAAGVGLRTARG; this is encoded by the coding sequence ATGCCCTTCACCCTGAGTCACCCGGCCGCCGTGCTGCCCCTGCTGCGCGCGGCCGGCGAGCGCGGACCGCTGGTCGCTTCGGCACTCGTCGCCGGCTCGCTCGCGCCGGACGTGCCGTTCTTCGCCGAGTCGCTGCTGCCCGGCGCGTACCGGCAGGGCCGGCTGACCCACCGCTGGTGGGCGGTGCCCACGGTGGACGTCGCGGTCGCGGCCGCGCTGGTGGCCGGCTGGCACGGACTGGTGCGCGGACCGCTGGTCGCGCTGCTCCCCGAGCGGTGGGCGGGCGCGGCCGAGGCGCTGACGGTCCGCCGGGGCCGCCGGGGCCCCGCCCGGGGCGGGACGCTGCGGGGCGTCTCCCCGGCCGACGCCGCCTGGTTCGCGGCCTCGGCGGCGCTGGGCGCGGCGAGTCACGTCGGCTGGGACGCCTTCACCCACGAGGGGCGGCTCGGCGCCCGGCTGCTGCCGGCTCTGGAACGGCCCGTGGCCGGCGGACCACCGCTGTACACGGTGCTCCAGTACGGCACCTCGGCACCGGCACTGGCCGCGGTGGCGGGGTACGCCGTCCGGGCGGCCCGGGTGCTGGAACCGGTCCGCCCGGCGGTCGTCCTGAGCGACCGGGCACGGCGCTGCGCCGTGGCGGGGCTGGCGGCGGCGACGGCGGCCGGGGTGGTGCACCGGCTCGTGCCGCTGCGTCGGCGGCTGATCCCGGAGGTGTGCTTCGGGGCGGGGGCCGGGCTGACGGCGGGAGCGGTGGGGTACGCACTGGTCCGGGCCGCCGGGGTGGGGCTGCGGACGGCACGCGGGTAG
- a CDS encoding acyl-CoA synthetase: MTLLTALQGGFGDSGDALRIDGRTLSREQLLGAATAVADRVAGAPALAVLARPTAETVAAVVGGLLAGVPVVPLPPDSGPKERAHILRDSGAALLAHAAGDTPPEDGPADGPAVTAVPVDLAERSATTYAEPAAGTAAFILYTSGTTGAPKGAVIHRSAVAADLDALAEAWQWDAGDTLVHGLPLFHVHGLVLGVLGALRTGSRLVHTGRPTPAAYAEAGGSLYFGVPTVWSRVAADGEAAGRLASARLLVSGSAPLPVPVFERLAALTGHAPIERYGMTESLITASTRADGERRPGSVGLPLAGVRTRLVGEDGGPVPYDGESVGELQVAGPTLFAGYLNRPDADAEAWTADGWFRTGDVAVIGPDGFHRIVGRASVDLIKSGGYRIGAGEVEAALRDHPAVADAAVVGAPDEDLGQAVVAYVIPDGPVTGEQLTAFVAERLSVHKRPRRVVLVPELPRNAMGKVLKKQLLAESALG, translated from the coding sequence ATGACACTCTTGACGGCACTTCAAGGCGGCTTCGGGGACTCCGGCGACGCGTTGCGGATCGACGGACGGACACTCTCCCGGGAGCAGCTGCTCGGCGCGGCCACCGCCGTCGCCGACCGGGTGGCGGGCGCCCCCGCGCTCGCGGTGCTCGCCCGGCCCACCGCCGAGACCGTGGCCGCCGTGGTCGGCGGCCTGCTCGCCGGGGTGCCGGTCGTCCCGCTGCCACCCGACTCCGGCCCCAAGGAACGGGCCCACATCCTGCGCGACTCCGGCGCGGCCCTGCTCGCGCACGCCGCCGGGGACACGCCCCCGGAGGACGGTCCGGCCGACGGCCCGGCGGTCACGGCGGTCCCCGTCGACCTGGCGGAGCGCTCCGCCACCACCTACGCCGAACCGGCCGCGGGGACGGCCGCCTTCATCCTCTACACGTCCGGCACCACCGGCGCGCCCAAGGGCGCGGTGATCCACCGCTCCGCCGTGGCCGCCGACCTCGACGCGCTCGCCGAGGCCTGGCAGTGGGATGCCGGGGACACCCTCGTGCACGGGCTGCCGCTTTTCCACGTGCACGGACTGGTGCTCGGCGTGCTCGGCGCGCTGCGCACCGGCAGCCGGCTGGTGCACACCGGGCGCCCCACCCCCGCCGCCTACGCGGAGGCCGGGGGCAGCCTCTACTTCGGCGTGCCGACGGTCTGGTCCCGGGTGGCGGCCGACGGGGAGGCGGCCGGGCGGCTGGCCTCAGCCCGTTTGCTGGTCTCCGGCAGCGCCCCGCTGCCCGTCCCGGTCTTCGAACGGCTGGCCGCGCTGACCGGCCACGCGCCGATCGAGCGGTACGGGATGACGGAGTCGCTGATCACCGCCTCCACCCGGGCCGACGGCGAGCGCCGCCCCGGCAGCGTCGGCCTGCCGCTGGCCGGCGTGCGGACCCGGCTGGTCGGCGAGGACGGCGGGCCCGTCCCGTACGACGGCGAGAGCGTCGGCGAGCTGCAGGTCGCCGGACCGACCCTGTTCGCCGGGTACCTCAACCGGCCGGACGCCGACGCCGAGGCCTGGACGGCGGACGGCTGGTTCCGCACCGGGGACGTCGCGGTGATCGGCCCGGACGGCTTCCACCGGATCGTCGGCCGGGCCTCCGTCGACCTGATCAAGAGCGGCGGCTACCGGATCGGTGCCGGCGAGGTCGAGGCGGCACTGCGCGACCACCCCGCGGTGGCCGACGCGGCCGTGGTCGGCGCGCCCGACGAGGACCTCGGCCAGGCGGTCGTCGCGTACGTCATCCCGGACGGTCCCGTGACGGGGGAACAGCTGACGGCCTTTGTGGCGGAGCGGCTCTCGGTGCACAAGCGTCCCCGCCGGGTCGTGCTGGTGCCCGAACTGCCCAGGAACGCCATGGGAAAGGTGCTGAAGAAGCAGCTGCTCGCCGAGTCGGCACTCGGGTGA